One part of the Anopheles coustani chromosome 2, idAnoCousDA_361_x.2, whole genome shotgun sequence genome encodes these proteins:
- the LOC131265869 gene encoding chromatin-remodeling ATPase INO80: MAQEQSIGKMPKAVPQGAGNGGNASRQKMLPLHTQRILSAFSMEGFMRQSESHCSAVASVLSSDEEQQYSGSSDDSDEFGSKFVHQAAARSNRERMFDFSSVESDRMWLKDLLLSETETEQETSDDDEHIERLLKEHLREKMRREKYNSSADNNKYGFYSVGLLSDSDLFPDHRRSVARKRKCKIEHGTGKPDGIRKRMKHVQKRTGKDGRTYSADGSSSSARGTMFGDKKAQKLLHLQRSGAMDAEGGSGGEGFDSIAGNDRGLPVGKRGRKMRTKTPEMMNIRRRKMWQLMAKKEVGKLQRAKVNNHKDTITNCRRVAALCMRVARQKAMQSQKLMKDTVWRAKRLTREMQVYWKRYDKIERETKRRMEREAEEQRKIDVEIVEAKRQQRKLNFLITQTELYAHFMSRKLGNVSAEEQLKILSQLDEESNPRLAAIDNYDCERMKQLAQRNASEAFRSERARTNQFDVLGVPIPHRVEPKDPSAEDVASARSNSSEPTTSKNEHNGGIAELPQPSMFRGMLKGYQLKGMAWLANLYDQGISGILADEMGLGKTVQSIAFLCHIAEHYGVWGPFLVISPASTLHNWQQEMQRFVPEFKVVPYWGSPNERKILRQFWVQTHLHTKEASFHVVITSYQLVVSDYKYFNRMKWQYMVLDEAQAIKSSSSMRWKLLLDFNCRNRLLLSGTPIQNSMAELWALLHFIMPTLFDSHEEFNEWFSKDIESHAENKTGIDEKQISRLHMILKPFMLRRIKKDVENELSDKIEVMVYCPLTTRQKLLYVALKKKICIEDLLHLTTVGGAGDGQSFDRNFTSNLMNLVMQFRKVCNHPELFERRDVRSPFCMKWSYELVDRPIFRRQLLMDHTVPSNRHWLYNRCYIFNALNVQRRLLDGEYSRRKVPSRLTFCDDWGTPFGCARLAGGLAPTQVDRMARRNMFTFMYQIIEEWKHWMAILHYQWVWGDKPQTWPYRRHMLLEPSAERWCLNVFPWTVMGQLLFTSFERRSSSSIPIYTHRDHVLHAMAETLDHRIMRSRKVQTVGQPLSLLPEFPHLPDQPSHSTVLPAEPTTMPKFLCRLYTKVLNTSGCTGAAMLRGTNNSMDQQHPTQWRNCGGIREAAFAAEVQLKGHVDASYPPHGWSNIIIPDKQTLVSDAGKLAVLDSLLARLKEQGHRVLIYSQMTKMIDLLEEYMWHRKHRYMRLDGSSKISARRDMVADFQNRADIFVFLLSTRAGGLGINLTAADTVIFYDSDWNPTVDQQAMDRAHRLGQTKQVTVYRLICKGTIEERILQRAREKSEIQRMVINGDNFKPDTLKPKEVVSLLLDDEEIELKYRQKTEERRLTEEPTGKGAKDRDRKSKQAGSWKADGSTGSKGRKTDSIEGGSFDDGLFGDSAAPSPAQSERSNLSESTNKPFDALDDSSNDASSLSFEMIRERDSKMRPVSRGTSKRGRPRGSRRGGAVGSGSSRQPGTPDQQPTVVDGATNNSTTSVPTPPSSLAGPSANSGTPPQIRRGPGRPRLKTNGPSNQGTRGSHTRQTIRIRKPIGPLVVPLGGQSSSTNSAVNRLASSLPTTSPSRPATPSSSGGSTTGFHHPATSGSPVSISRSHVTHTSTTTATSSPSADIQSTRQQLMPPPAQDDGSGLH, encoded by the exons ATGGCACAAGAGCAGAGCATCGGCAAAATGCCCAAAGCGGTACCGCAAGGGGCCGGCAACGGTGGCAATGCGTCCCGCCAGAAAATGCTACCGCTTCATACCCAGCGAATACTCTCGGCGTTCAGCATGGAAGGCTTTATGCGGCAGTCGGAAAGCCACTGTTCTGCCGTGGCGTCCGTGCTGTCCAGCGACGAGGAGCAGCAGTACTCCGGTTCGTCGGATGACTCGGATGAGTTTGGAAGCAAGTTTGTCCACCAGGCCGCCGCTCGTTCCA ATAGGGAACGAATGTTTGACTTCAGTTCGGTCGAAAGCGATCGTATGTGGTTGAAGGATTTGCTGCTCTCTGAGACGGAAACTGAACAGGAAACATCCGACGACGATGAGCACATCGAAAGGTTGCTGAAGGAACATCTGCGGGAAAAGATGAGAAGGGAAAAGTACAACAGTTCAGCGGAC AATAACAAATATGGATTCTATAGCGTCGGGTTGCTTTCGGATAGTGATCTATTTCCAGACCATCGCCGTTCCGTGGCTCGCAAGCGAAAATGCAAAATCGAACATGGCACTGGCAAACCGGATGGTATTCGGAAACGGATGAAGCACGTTCAAAAGCGGACCGGAAAGGATGGAAGAACCTATTCCGCCGATGGCAGCAGCTCATCCGCCCGGGGTACCATGTTTGGTGACAAGAAAGCTCAAAAGTTGCTTCATCTTCAGCGTTCCGGTGCGATGGACGCGGAGGGCGGCAGTGGTGGTGAAGGGTTTGATTCGATTGCCGGAAACGATAGAGGGTTGCCGGTGGGAAAACGGGGTCGGAAGATGCGCACCAAGACACCGGAGATGATGAATATCCGGCGGCGCAAGATGTGGCAGTTGATGGCAAAGAAGGAGGTCGGCAAACTGCAGCGGGCGAAGGTGAACAACCATAAGGACACCATCACCAACTGTCGCCGGGTGGCGGCCCTGTGTATGCGTGTCGCCCGCCAAAAAGCGATGCAATCGCAGAAGCTCATGAAGGACACGGTTTGGCGAGCGAAGCGATTGACGCGCGAAATGCAAGTGTACTGGAAGCGGTACGACAAGATCGaacgggaaacgaagcgtcGCATGGAGCGGGAAGCCGAGGAGCAGCGCAAGATCGACGTTGAGATTGTGGAGGCGAAGCGGCAACAGCGCAAGCTTAACTTTCTCATCACGCAAACGGAACTTTACGCTCATTTTATGTCGCGCAAGCTGGGTAACGTTTCGGCCGAGGAGCAGCTTAAAATTCTCTCCCAGCTCGACGAGGAAAGTAACCCCCGGTTGGCCGCAATCGACAATTACGACTGCGAGCGCATGAAGCAACTTGCCCAGAGGAACGCGTCGGAGGCTTTTCGCAGCGAGCGAGCTCGTACGAATCAATTCGATGTGCTCGGTGTACCTATCCCGCACCGGGTGGAACCGAAAGACCCCTCGGCCGAGGATGTGGCTAGCGCTAGGTCAAACAGCAGCGAACCAACGACCTCGAAGAACGAACACAACGGAGGGATTGCCGAACTTCCTCAGCCATCGATGTTCCGTGGAATGTTGAAAGGATACCAACTGAAGGGAATGGCCTGGCTGGCGAACCTCTACGATCAGGGCATCAGTGGCATTCTGGCGGACGAGATGGGCCTGGGCAAAACGGTCCAATCAATCGCGTTTCTTTGCCACATCGCCGAACACTATGGTGTGTGGGGGCCGTTTCTGGTAATTTCGCCCGCCTCGACCCTTCACAACTGGCAGCAGGAAATGCAACGGTTCGTGCCGGAGTTCAAGGTCGTACCGTACTGGGGCTCGCCGAATGAGCGTAAAATCTTGCGCCAGTTTTGGGTGCAGACGCACTTGCACACGAAAGAGGCCAGCTTTCACGTGGTGATCACCAGCTACCAGCTGGTCGTGTCCGACTACAAGTACTTCAACCGGATGAAGTGGCAGTACATGGTGCTGGACGAGGCGCAGGCCATCAAGAGCTCGAGTTCGATGCGCTGGAAGTTGCTGCTCGATTTCAACTGCCGCAACCGGCTGCTGCTGAGTGGTACGCCGATTCAGAACAGTATGGCCGAGCTGTGGGCACTGCTGCACTTTATCATGCCGACGCTGTTCGATTCGCACGAGGAGTTCAACGAGTGGTTTTCGAAGGACATCGAAAGTCAcgcggaaaataaaacgggTATTGACGAGA AGCAAATTTCCCGATTGCACATGATCCTGAAACCGTTCATGCTGCGACGAATCAAGAAGGACGTCGAGAACGAACTGTCAGACAAAATCGAAGTGATGGTCTACTGTCCGCTGACCACGCGCCAGAAATTGTTGTATGTAGCGCTCAAGAAGAAAATCTGCATCGAAGATCTGCTCCATCTCACCACCGTCGGTGGTGCAGGCGATGGTCAGTCGTTCGATCGGAACTTTACCTCGAACCTCATGAACCTGGTGATGCAGTTCCGCAAGGTGTGCAACCATCCGGAGCTGTTCGAGCGTCGGGACGTGCGCAGTCCGTTCTGCATGAAGTGGAGCTACGAGCTGGTCGATCGGCCCATCTTTCGGCGGCAACTGCTAATGGACCACACCGTACCGAGCAACCGGCATTGGCTTTATAATCGGTGTTACATATTTAATGCTTTAAACGTGCAAAGGCGTTTGCTGGATGGCGAGTATAGCAGAAGGAAGGTTCCTTCGAGACTCACATTTTGTGACGACTGGGGAACGCCATTCGGTTGTGCACGGTTGGCGGGTGGTTTGGCGCCAACGCAGGTGGATCGTATGGCGCGAAGAAATATGTTCACATTCAT GTATCAAATCATTGAAGAGTGGAAACATTGGATGGCAATCCTGCACTACCAGTGGGTATGGGGCGATAAACCGCAAACGTGGCCCTACCGGCGTCATATGCTCCTCGAACCTTCTGCTGAACGATGGTGCCTAAACGTTTTCCCCTGGACCGTCATGGGGCAGCTGCTGTTTACCAGCTTCGAACGCCGTTCATCTTCGTCCATTCCCATCTACACCCACCGTGACCATGTGCTACACGCGATGGCGGAAACGTTGGACCACCGAATAATGCGCAGCCGTAAGGTACAAACCGTTGGTCAACCGCTGTCGCTGCTACCAGAGTTCCCGCACTTGCCCGATCAACCCTCGCATAGCACGGTTCTACCCGCGGAACCAACCACCATGCCGAAGTTCCTCTGCCGTCTATATACGAAAGTACTCAACACTTCCGGTTGTACTGGGGCAGCCATGCTACGCGGTACGAATAACTCCATGGACCAGCAACATCCGACGCAGTGGAGAAATTGTGGTGGCATCCGGGAAGCGGCGTTTGCCGCTGAAGTCCAGCTGAAAGGGCACGTGGATGCATCCTATCCACCGCACGGATGGTCGAACATTATCATTCCAGACAAGCAGACCCTGGTGTCCGATGCGGGCAAGCTGGCGGTACTGGATTCACTGCTCGCTCGATTAAAAGAGCAAGGCCATCGGGTGCTGATCTACTCGCAGATGACCAAAATGATTGACCTACTGGAG GAGTATATGTGGCACCGAAAACATCGCTACATGCGGTTAGACGGATCGAGCAAGATCTCCGCACGACGCGATATGGTGGCGGATTTCCAAAATCGGGCAGACATTTTCGTCTTCCTACTTTCCACCCGGGCGGGTGGATTGGGCATCAATTTAACGGCAGCAGATACT GTGATTTTCTATGACTCAGACTGGAATCCAACGGTGGACCAGCAGGCAATGGATCGGGCGCATCGTCTCGGCCAGACCAAGCAAGTTACCGTTTATCGTCTCATTTGTAAGGGCACAATCGAAGAACGGATACTACAGAGAGCACGAGAGAAGAGTGAG ATTCAACGTATGGTAATAAATGGAGATAACTTCAAACCCGATACACTCAAACCAAAGGAAGTAGTGTCGCTACTGCTCGATGATGAAGAAATTGAACTTAAAT ATCGCCAGAAAACGGAGGAACGCCGATTGACGGAAGAGCCGACGGGTAAGGGTGCGAAGGATAGGGATCGCAAGTCAAAGCAGGCTGGGAGCTGGAAGGCGGACGGGTCGACAGGCAGCAAAGGGCGCAAAACGGACAGCATCGAGGGAGGATCGTTCGATGATGGCTTGTTTGGCGATTCGGCCGCACCGAGTCCGGCGCAGAGCGAACGGTCGAATCTCAGCGAAAGCACAAACAAACCCTTCGATGCCTTGGACGATTCTAGTAATGATG cTTCATCGTTGTCGTTCGAAATGATCCGAGAGCGTGATAGTAAAATGCGACCAGTATCTCGCGGTACGAGCAAACGTGGTAGACCACGTGGTTCCCGAAGAGGTGGTGCGGTCGGTTCCGGTTCATCGAGACAACCGGGCACGCCGGACCAACAACCAACAGTCGTTGATGGAG CCACCAATAACTCAACTACTTCCGTCCCAACCCCACCGAGTTCTCTTGCCGGCCCTTCGGCCAACAGTGGTACACCGCCGCAGATAAGGCGTGGCCCGGGACGCCCACGTCTGAAAACCAACGGTCCCAGCAACCAGGGAACCCGCGGATCGCACACGCGACAAACGATTCGCATACGAAAACCGATCGGTCCATTGGTGGTACCGCTCGGTGGCCAGTCGTCTTCGACCAATTCGGCCGTGAACCGCCTCGCATCATCCCTGCCAACCACCAGTCCCTCCCGACCTGCCACCCCGTCCAGCTCCGGCGGTTCGACGACGGGCTTTCACCATCCCGCAACCAGCGGGAGTCCGGTGTCGATCAGCCGATCGCACGTTACACACACCTCCACTACCACCGCCACCTCCTCCCCCTCGGCAGACATTCAGTCGACCCGCCAGCAGTTAATGCCGCCTCCAGCCCAGGATGACGGAAGTGGTTTGCACTAA
- the LOC131265871 gene encoding uncharacterized protein LOC131265871, translating to MSGKAQPKILLKPRQNDESVAGPSTATPRRTPTILTSSSTAPGSTSHEHPPQVASSSRTDEHKKIAAASKANAANAAPDPYSYAPMHSALLLLRNHNAINYRTLDFLHESNQDYIVVGTVGMPGVGKSTILNMLNTNLYYRDHADEKTDRIFPVHSTINLNGENEVKMYITDDRLILLDCSECIFGHTRKDFIQYEQDELKKMMILLKSCHVILVVQEEYYNIRLIRTLIWAEMMMQVHSKQPSKLVFIRNKVNPCIVSSQTRSQVENLYKNIFRNSPSFSITHDTLIETTGSKQEAFNYIEFPALRKGETVDTNDHLKETILSLRKLVYAGRETIMVNNCTEKAWGQALVKLVDCQEGNFFIDKYEKLKDKYNLHNHVKIVEHSYRDPSGLHFIE from the exons ATGAGTGGCAAGGCACAGCCAAAAATTCTGTTAAAACCTCGACAGAATGACGAGTCAGTGGCTGGTCCATCCACAGCCACTCCCAGAAGAACACCAACCATATTGACGTCTTCGTCAACGGCGCCCGGAAGCACATCGCACGAACATCCACCGCAAGTTGCCAGTAGTTCCCGGACCGATGAACATAAGAAAATTGCCGCTGCCTCAAAAGCAAACGCCGCTAATGCTGCCCCAGATCCGTACAGCTACGCTCCGATGCATAGTGCGCTACTGCTGTTGAGAAATCACAATGCAATTAATTATCGCACGCTGGACTTTCTGCATGAATCCAATCAGGATTATATCGTAGTAGGGACGGTCGGTATGCCGGGTGTCGGGAAATCAACCATTTTAAACATGCTCAATACAAACCTCTACTACCGGGACCATGCCGATGAAAAGACGGATAGAATATTTCCTGTTCATAGTACAATCAATTTAAATGGAGAAAACGAAG TTAAAATGTACATTACCGACGATAGACTGATTCTGTTGGATTGCTCTGAATGCATCTTCGGTCACACCAGGAAGGACTTTATTCAGTATGAACAGGATGAACTCAAGAAAATGATGATTCTGTTAAAATCTTGCCATGTGATACTCGTCGTACAGGAGGAATACTACAACATTCGATTAATACGTACCCTAATATGGGCCGAAATGATGATGCAAGTGCACTCCAAGCAACCATCGAAACTTGTGTTCATCAGAAACAAGGTCAATCCTTGTATCGTTTCATCGCAAACGCGAAGTCAAGTAGAAAACCTGTATAAAAACATCTTCCGTAACTCGCCGTCCTTCAGCATCACGCACGACACCTTAATCGAAACCACCGGAAGTAAGCAGGAAGCGTTTAATTACATAGAATTCCCTGCACTTAGAAAAG GCGAGACTGTCGACACCAACGACCATCTGAAGGAAACTATACTCTCTCTTCGCAAACTCGTGTATGCCGGACGGGAGACGATAATGGTGAACAACTGTACGGAAAAGGCATGGGGACAAGCGCTAGTCAAACTTGTCGATTGCCAGGAAGGCAACTTCTTCATAGACAAGTACGAGAAGCTAAAGGACAAGTACAACTTGCACAATCATGTAAAAATCGTTGAACATTCGTATCGGGATCCGTCTGGATTGCATTTTATCGAATAA